The proteins below come from a single Arthrobacter crystallopoietes genomic window:
- a CDS encoding amidohydrolase family protein, whose translation MSVWCEAAWIRGRGVVPGVRVEVDESGIVTRLEIGAERKASDLPVSGVAFPAASNAHSHAFHRVLRGRTHDMGVGSFWTWREQMYRAAGALSPALYKQLATAVFAEMVVTGWTSVAEFHYVHHRPDGTPYGSTGSGGSPGSAGNGASAGADSIGADGPHAMELALARAAVNARIRLTLLDTCYLAGGIGQELAPEQLRFGDPDVHAWLSRLESLREAVSREFSPDQVTVGAALHSVRGVPADVLPVIAEKLPPEIPLHIHLSEQPAENEACVQATGLTPTALLRRSGLLTPRLSAIHATHLTEQDIAMLGAAHATVVMCPTTEADLADGIGPAAALRDAGARIALGTDQHAVVDPWLEMRALEHGERLRSGQRGWFPPETLHEAASDAGARSQGRRLPGFERGKYCDLMAVDPGSLRTIGSQPDQLALSATAQDVRTVVIGGRLAARQGIHATLGDPARLLAAAIADVDAAGAGDTAAKGALQR comes from the coding sequence CCTGCCCGTCTCCGGCGTGGCCTTTCCGGCTGCGTCCAACGCCCATTCGCACGCATTCCACCGCGTCCTGCGGGGCCGCACGCACGACATGGGTGTGGGCAGTTTCTGGACCTGGCGGGAGCAGATGTACCGCGCGGCCGGGGCGCTGAGTCCGGCGTTGTATAAGCAGCTGGCAACCGCCGTCTTTGCCGAAATGGTGGTGACGGGCTGGACCAGCGTGGCCGAATTCCACTACGTCCATCACCGTCCGGACGGCACACCGTACGGGAGCACGGGCAGCGGCGGGAGCCCGGGAAGTGCCGGCAACGGGGCCAGCGCCGGCGCAGACTCGATCGGAGCCGACGGTCCGCATGCCATGGAGCTCGCCTTGGCCAGGGCGGCGGTCAACGCCAGGATCAGGCTGACGCTGCTGGACACCTGCTATCTCGCCGGGGGCATCGGGCAGGAGCTCGCGCCGGAACAGTTGCGGTTCGGCGACCCGGATGTCCACGCGTGGTTGTCGCGGCTTGAGTCCCTGCGCGAAGCTGTCTCACGGGAATTCAGCCCGGATCAGGTCACTGTTGGTGCCGCCCTGCATTCGGTGCGCGGGGTGCCAGCCGACGTGCTGCCGGTCATCGCCGAGAAGCTGCCGCCGGAGATTCCGCTGCACATCCACCTGTCCGAACAGCCGGCCGAAAACGAAGCCTGCGTGCAGGCCACCGGGCTGACTCCGACGGCACTGCTGCGTCGGAGCGGTCTGCTCACCCCCCGGCTTTCGGCCATCCACGCCACCCACCTGACGGAGCAGGATATCGCCATGCTCGGCGCCGCCCATGCCACCGTGGTGATGTGCCCGACAACCGAAGCGGACCTGGCGGACGGCATCGGTCCGGCCGCAGCTCTGCGCGACGCCGGGGCGCGCATCGCGCTTGGCACCGACCAGCACGCCGTCGTCGATCCGTGGCTGGAAATGCGCGCGCTCGAACATGGCGAACGGCTGCGTTCCGGGCAGCGCGGCTGGTTCCCGCCCGAAACCTTGCATGAGGCGGCCTCGGATGCCGGCGCCCGTTCGCAGGGCAGAAGGCTGCCCGGGTTCGAACGGGGGAAGTATTGCGATTTGATGGCGGTGGACCCCGGCAGTCTGCGCACCATCGGCTCGCAGCCGGACCAGCTGGCGCTTTCCGCTACCGCGCAAGACGTCAGGACCGTTGTCATCGGCGGGCGCCTTGCCGCCCGCCAAGGCATCCACGCGACGCTGGGCGATCCCGCCCGGCTGCTCGCGGCCGCCATCGCCGACGTCGACGCCGCAGGAGCCGGCGACACCGCAGCCAAGGGAGCCCTCCAAAGATGA